AGAATAATATTGATGAGGGCATTGCTGACATGAAAAAGCCACGTCCAATGCTGCCTGATTGACACACAAAGCAAGCAATCTGCAGGCctgcccctctctctggcCACCCTGGCCACCACCCACATgccactcactctctctctctgtgtggggTTCATGGCTCGTCCCTGATCCCTGTCCGTAATGGCTGCCACTGCAATTCATTAACAATTTCCCcacccccagcagcagcagcagcagcagctttccCCACGACTTAAGTGGCCTGCCGCCCGTCATCCCGTGTCTCTTGTAGCAATTACCAGACGCGTCCATGTGGTGCATGTAGAGAGGGTGCCAGCAGGCGCCAGCAAATGACAGACCATTAGACGGCCAGGCTTCGGGGCAGGCTTTAATTTTGGTTGCACGTGCAACCTCAACCTCGTGGCCATAAAAAGGGAGTCGCGGCCGaaaaacaaatccaaatcccCGCCAAATGTTGCCACTCATAAAACGATGCAAAAACAAGGGGATTATGGTCAGGCGGGGTTTTTATAAAGGTAGCAATAAGACTCCGGTTCGGGTCCCTATAGGCAGGTACACACTCGTGGGTCTCCCTCAGGCCTGGATCCAGGTACCAGCGGAGGGATATATAAGCACCAGGACCGGGGACAGTCGGCATCAGTTGCCAGCAAGAACCAAAGCAAGCATCATGGGCAGCACACACTCCAAGAAAGACTCCGAGGACACTACCAGTCGGGCATCTGACGGGATCTGCTGCGTGGTGCCACGGCCGCCACGACTCTCCACCATCCTGCGGATGCTGCGGCGCCACCTGGGTCCGGCCCAGAACAAgccgaagaagaagcagaagagcgTGGCCAAGCGACGGGCCCTGCTGCGACCAATGCCCAGATGCTCCTCCTTTGGCTCCTGCGGCACCCTGCTGACGCCCACCAAGCGTTGCCCCACCACCGGCTCCAGAGCTATATCCACCGCCGATCTGCATTACGCCCAGTGGAAGTGCATGTTCGAGCAGGATCAGCAACAgccacggcagcagcagcaacaacaacaacaacagcagcagcacgacaCCAGCGAGACCCTCTCCGGCCAGACCACGCCCCGGGGCTTCCCCTCGCACACGGACCCCAGCCGCTGCCTGGTGCCCGAGGAGCCGCTGCCCTCGCTCCAGTCCCCCCTGTACGACTACGTGGGCGACCTCAAGGTGCGCCGCCGCCTCAGCCTGCGCACTCCGCTGCGCCGGCCCGCCTCCACTCGGCAGcggacccaggcccaggcccaagacCAGGCCCGCGCCCGCCTGGAGGCCCAGCTGGAGAGGGAGCTGCGCGACCTGGAGGAGTACTACGGCGGATTCCACTTTTCGCAGCGTGGCGAGCGGTTCGTGCGCATCTGAGAAGCAACCAtcagagacacagagaaagAAAGCCAACATTGTGATAACTTGTAAGCCTAGTTAGTAGTTTTCCAGTAAGAGAGTTGAATAAAATTCGTAAGCAAAAGGAAATTGGAAGAGGtgttattttaaatattaagaGGCGGGTAAGGGGCGGAAAAGGGGTGGATAAAGGGCGGGTAAGGGGTGGATAACCCTTTTGAAAAATTCACAAACGAATGCTGTTCGATTTCTATGAAAAGGAGTAGGGATTCGATTCAAGAACACGTCTCTTAAGGTTATATACGATATATTCTAAGCCAGTAGAGAGGTCTGGCCGTAATCTCTAGCCAGTGATTTcaaaaatacccaaaataCACCAAATTTATATTGATTTAATTGGAAATATATTCCTCCGTCACAaagcaacaagaaaacaaCAGTGGCCGATGCCTGGATACCAGCGATACCGATACCGAGTTTCGATATTCGATAGGTATCAATTACAAGGGCAATACAATGGGTAATGTGGAATACAATCAAACATCTacaatgaatatttaatatatatcaaTAATAACATAAATGGCTCTaaataattaaagaaaatcgtatttttaagcaaaaatgtattgttgataattgttaatatttaattgtaattaaaatcaaaagcGATTGCGGCGATTCGCTTTACCCATTCGGTATTGTACTTATAGCAAATAATTAGcaaaatttaaaca
The sequence above is a segment of the Drosophila pseudoobscura strain MV-25-SWS-2005 chromosome X, UCI_Dpse_MV25, whole genome shotgun sequence genome. Coding sequences within it:
- the nullo gene encoding protein nullo, with amino-acid sequence MGSTHSKKDSEDTTSRASDGICCVVPRPPRLSTILRMLRRHLGPAQNKPKKKQKSVAKRRALLRPMPRCSSFGSCGTLLTPTKRCPTTGSRAISTADLHYAQWKCMFEQDQQQPRQQQQQQQQQQQHDTSETLSGQTTPRGFPSHTDPSRCLVPEEPLPSLQSPLYDYVGDLKVRRRLSLRTPLRRPASTRQRTQAQAQDQARARLEAQLERELRDLEEYYGGFHFSQRGERFVRI